CAGCCGCCGCTGTCAATCATTAATTTCAATGTTCTCGCAAAATATTTTTTCAATGATCTCAGTGCTTTGCTTTCGCTCAGCGCGGATTGGGAATCTATGTAAACCCGTTCCGTTTGTCAACCGTTTAATGACCGGTCAGTCAAAAAAATTCTCAGCTGTGCTGCACCCGTTCAGGGCCGTCATCAGCCGAGGAAGAGGTTCTATGTAAAACAGAGATTGGGGTCAAGGGGTTTTTGAATTATTTGTGGTATATTTGAGAGTTAATTTACACTCATATGAAGTAAATGGCTTAGTGGTGCGGGTTAAGAGGGATTCACAGATTTTACATATAAAAAGGGCAGAAGATGAACTTCTGCCCTGACACTAGTATTTACACTGACTCACTACTTCTTATCATTAGTAAGCATGTCCAAAACTTCGAGAGCCTGAGCCGGATTAACACTCACTCCAGCCTTAACTTTCGTCTCAGAAGACTTCTGTGTATATGTATTTCCGTCCCACCCTTCGCTGGATGAGCCGCCTTTTGCTGTAACACCACCATGAATGGTTGGAGCTGCCATAGCCCCGGCCTTAACAGCATCCTTTACAAATGTATCGCTATTCATTGTTGCGGGCTGAGAGGTTTCCACTCCACTACCATCGTCAGTAATCATAGAAGTGGAAGCACCATTACCGAGTATGGTCCATTTCCCCTGTCCTACCCTGCTAGCCTTGGCATCATAATTTGCAGTCTGACCATGAGCAGTCATCTTCAATATAAAAAAACGGGTGGGAGCATCATAACCAGGTAATGCGGCCCCTGCTTTTACATTATACTTGATACCGGTCTGAGAATTGGTCCAGTTAAAATCTGTCCCAGACTTCATGGTCTCCAGTATATAACTGATCTGAGCACGATCTGTGGTGGTTAGACTTTGCATATCCGGGGCAGTTGATCCGGTCATATCATACTGAGCTTGAGCAGTAAGAGGAACAAGACGAACTGATACCGCAGACGGAGCCAATACGTAGGCATCACCAGTCTGCTCCTGTGAATCAATGGAGTTCACACCTTGCATCATACCCCAAGCTGTTTTATCACCACCGCTACCCACAGCATAAGAAGACGACTGCATGCCCTGAGACACAGCTTTCATCATTACTTTTTCCTGCTGATAGACACGTTTGATTATTACATCTTGCTGGCGGTACTGATCTTTCTTTACGGTTAGTATATGATCGGCATTGCGCGGCAGATCAACTGTGCACGGAGAAGTGCAGGCAACCTTACCATCTGCATAAACAGTCGCGCCCATGGGATTAGTTGAGACAGGTATGGACTGAGTCTTAACAACCGGAGCACACCCGGCAGCCAAAGTAAGACCACAAAATATCGCGAGTAACCTTTTCTTCATTGTATCCTCCCTTTTGATGCCTACTCTATACATAATATATAGGAATAAAAAAAGGCGCGGTTTTCCGCGCCTTTTTGATAGAGCTATTCAGCTTTCTTAACCTTATTCCCGTCACCTAGCAGGACAACCCGCGGCTTATGAAGAGCGAGTTCGTCTTCATCCAGCCACGTGTAGGAACATATAATAATTTTCTGCCCGGCTTCGCCTTTGTGCGCAGCTGCGCCGTTCAGACAAAACTCACCCGGACCGCCTTCAATGGCGTAGGTAGTGAGTCTTTCTCCATTATTGACGTTTAAAACATCAACACGCTCATAGGGAAGAATCCCCACTTTTTCCAGCAGATCAACATCAATTGAAATGGAACCTTCATAATCGACATTGGCGTCGGTGATGGTCGCTCTGTGGATCTTAGACTTCAAAAGGCAACGACTGCCCATAATTTCCTCCTTCAGGGGTATTTAATTTACCTGAACGGATAAGCGGATACCATGAGGCCAACAGATTATCAATATAAGAAATGAAGCCTTTATTTATCTAAGAATATGCCAACTCAGCTATTAGAATAATCAACCGCCACCAACTGCGGGAAATAATCCAACCCTATCTCCATCACTAAGAACGGCATCAAATTTAGATGAAACGCCATTTATGAAAATAATCTTAACCTCATCAACCGGGATGCCTACTCTATTCAGAACATCAGTAACGGTTTCACCTTCAGAAATAGGAAAGGCCTCAGAATCTGAGGGACTTTTAACAGCAAAGGTTGCATAGCAGAGCAAAGTAATTTTCATAAGACCTCATTTGAATATATTGATAAACCACAATCAGCCTGTCACTGACGGATACTGAGTCTTGAATGTAAAAAAAATCATATAGTAAATCAACAGCCGAGCCTGTAAAAAAAAGGTCCGGCAGAGCAAACCCTGCCGGACCCAAAGAAGCGATGTAAACTTAACTTATGCGGAGAAAGCTTTCTCGAAGTTAGGTACAACCTGCTTTTTGCGGGACATTACGCCTTCGAGGTATACTTTGGTACCTTCGGGAGCAACGCCGAATGCTTTTTCAACAACGGAAGCGTCGTCAGAAACGATGAGCATTTCAGAGCCTTCTTTCATGATGTCGGTCAGCAGCAGGAAACAGCTGTGACGGCCGTCAGCTTTAACTTTTTCAAGTTCAGCGTAGAGATCAGCTTTGATGTTGTCGAAAACAGACAGGTCAACAACTTCGAGCTGGCCGATGCCAACTTTTTTGCCGGACATGTTGAAATCTTTGTAGTCACGGAAGATAAGTTCGTTCATGGAAGCACCGGCAACTGCGGACTTAACATTGAACATTTCCATTCCGAGAGCCATAACGTCTTCAACACCAGCAATCTTAGCCAGTTCTGCAACAGCTTCTTTGTCAGCTTCGGTGCAGGTTACGGACTTGAACATAACGGTGTCAGACAGGATTGCACAGAGAAGTACGCCAGCAATGTTCTTGGGGATTTCTACATTGTAGAACTTGTACATTGCGTTGATAACGGTACCGGTGCAGCCTACAGGCCATACCCACATTTCGAGAGGGTTGGGGGTAGTTACGTCACCAAGTTTGTGGTGGTCAACTACTGCAACAACTTCACCCTTATCAAGGTTGTCCATGGACTGAGCAATGTCAGAGTGGTCAACGAGAATAACTTTCTGATCGGTAGCATCAGTCATGATTTCGGGAGCAGCGCAACCGAATTTTTCGAGAACAAAAGCGGTTTCAGGAGCGAGTTCGCCCTGTGAAACAGCCTTGGTTTCTTCTTTTGCTTTGGACCAGAGGTCAGCAATTGCGATTGCGGATGCAATGGTATCGGTATCGGGGTTTTTGTGTCCTACTGCGATAATAGCCATAATAAATTTCCTCCTAAGAAATGTGGTAGCTAATTGAGCTTGTGTCTTCTATCACAATCTTCTTTTTCTGCCAAGTCTAGATGATCCCGGCAAGGATAATAAAGCCGAACATAACCACTCCGAAGACAAAAGTGGCGTAAGCTTTACGCAATCTCAGGGCCAAAAGACCTCCGAGGCTGGCTGCAATCCATAAAAAAGACCATTTCATATCCACAGCGGCGACCAATGGCCCCCATTTGTGAAAAAATATACAAAGGATATAATGAAGGATGATGGTGCTTGTCCAGAAAAAAAGCCAAGAAGTAGCAAAAGTTCTTAAAATAGACTGAAAAACCAGTTTCTGCGGGAGTTGATCACCGGCCTTTCCCTTACGTGCCCAGCCGATAAGCTTATTATGCCCACGATTATGCCATTGCCTGAGTGAAGAATCCACCCAGGACCCGATACGGGCAAGAGGAAGGCAAGCCAGTAGGATGACCATAACCTGCCGGGCTTCGGTAAAGGCAAAAGAAGTGGTCAGGGCCAGCGCGGCAAACGTGGGAGCCAAAATATGCGGTGGAATATATGTCCCGGCGGGGATGTTATCCAGCCAGAAAAGTTCGAAGAATACGGCAATCTTAAGACTTGTAGCCACATCTCCGGTAACGGCACCCCATAGGGCACCGACCACAAGGGGACGCTCAAGAAAACCGGGATTTATTGTAAAGCGGAAGAGCGAAAAAATCGCAAAAAAAAACCAATCGCCGCAACCCATACGGGAAACGATAACGCCAATCCTTGAAACAGACTCATGAAAACCTCACCTGAACAGGATCATTGGGAACGCAGCGGAAATCGAGTTCAATGCCCTGCCCCTTAAAATAATGAAGACAGGATTCATCATCTGAACTCAGAGCCACACTGGGAGAAATTTGTTTTTTGCCAGGACCGTAATGGATATTGCCAATATTTACAGTATTGAACTCGAATCCGGAATCAAGTGCACGGCGCACATCTGCACAGGAAGAAAAAAGAATGATCGTACTGACATTTACATCAGCGACAGCAGAAATTCTATCGCTCAAATCATCAACAGAACAGAAAGAACACTTTACTGATTGTGGAATAGCCAGCGACATAATCTGCTGCTGCAAATCATCCCCGGCAACGGCGTCGTTCACCACAATAATATGCTTTGCGTGAGTATACGGAAGCCATGTTTCAATAATCTGCCCATGGACAAGACGGTTATCAATTCTCACCCACATCATGGCCTACCCTTTTGAAGTGCGTTTTCGCAGCATTTCGCCAGCAATCACAATCCCTTTGGCTGCGGCTTTGCTGACCTCTTCGGCCATCTTCTGCAAGGATTCATTGCGCATCTGAAACGCCTTGAGAAGCATAGGCAGGCTGACCCCGGTAACAACCTCTATATCATCCCCCTGCAACAAAGACAGACTAAGATTGGTAGGGGTTCCACCGAACATATCGGTAAGAATGAGAACACCATTCCCATTATTCACTTCGGCAATATTGTTTTTCAGAGATTCAACAGCCGCGTCAATACCCTGCGAGACATCAACGCTAAGGGAAAGAACTCCCTCCTGAGGTCCGACTATCAATTCACCCGCTTCAATAAGCGCTTGTCCGAAGTTACCATGGGTAACAAGAACAATTCCGTTTTTGCTAGATTCTGTGCCCATCAAAATTCCCGATATATTCAACTATAAAAACTATTTTAAATGAATGTGCTTGTGCTCAAGTGAAACAGAATAACCATTATCCTTGAGAGTTGCAAATACCCTTTCAGCAGTGGCCACGGAACGATGGCGGCCACCTGTGCAGCCCAAGGCAATGGTCAGCCTGTATCTTCCTTCCGCCTCGTAAAGAGGAAGCACATATTGAATGAAATCGAGATATTTCTCAATAAAAATTGAACCGGGTTCCGCACCTAAAACGTAATCGGAAATAGCTTGATCCTGACCGGAGAGCGGACGGAGCTCTTCTTCAAAATACGGGTTAGGCAAAAAGCGCAGATCCATGACCATATCCGCAGCAGTGGGCACATCATGTTTGAAGCCGAAAGACATGACGTGAACACGCAGTCCGCGGGTCTTTTCGCTCAATTCAGCCCATTTCTCCTGAATCCTGCGACGGAGATCATGTATGGAATATGTGGTAGTATCAATGACCAAATCCGCCTGATTACGAACTTCGCCAAGCGCTTCCTTTTCCTTTTCAAGAGCCTGCTCCAATCCGATATCCCTCGACTCCAGAGGATGCAAGCGACGTGTTGTAGCGTACCTGCGGACCAATTCCGGCAAACGGGCTTCAAGATAAAGAATACTCGGACGGTATCCTTTGGAAATAAGCTCTTCGCGGGTGGCTTCCCAGTCAACGCTAAATTCCAACTGACGCAGGTCCATACCCAGCACCAGTCCCCGATAAGCGTTGTCACGAGTATTGAACAATTCAACCAGACGTGGAAGCATACCTGCGGGCAGTCCGTCGACACAGAAAAAACGCAGATCCTCGAAGACTTTCAGCACAGTAGATTTACCGGCACCCGAAAGCCCGGTTACAACAATCACAGGAAAGGAATCCACATCAACCACCCCAGTATCCTCCTTGCACAATAGCCCACAAACAAAATTAGCAATGACCTGAGTTCATTGCTAATCTGATTTTCATTGATTCCGTAAGGTTCCGGATCTAGTCGAGACCGAGAAGCTTAAGCAACTCTGTCTTATCGCCGGTATCTATGAATGCCTGTCGGAACGCTTCATCTTTAAGCTGACGAGAAATCTGCGCCAGCACCTTCAAATGGGCACCGGCCCCCTGCTCGGGGGCCAGTACCATAAAGAATATCTTACATGGCTGCATGTCCAGAGATTCAAAGTCGACACCCTCACTGGAGCGGCCGACAATAACAACAATCTCTTCAAGACATTCCAGTTTACCGTGGGGGATGGCTATGCCATCCCCTATTCCGGTTGTTCCAAGTTTTTCACGATCATTAAGGACCTTAAGGGCATTGTCCACATCCACTTCCAGACCTGCGGCCTTGAGGGTGGAAACCATTTCCTTCAGAACTTCACTCTTATTAGAGGCCTGTAGTTCATGAAGAACAAGGTCCTTCGCCAGATTATCAGTTATATTCATCAGTTAGTATCCCGGGTCAATTAAACCGAAATCGCCATTATTGCGGCGGTAGATTACATTTATAGCTTCGTTATCCGCATTGCGGAATACGAGGAATTCATGGTCAAGAGTCTGAAGCTGCTCTGCTGCTTCATCAATACTCATAGGCTTGGGAACAAAAGAGTCGGACTCCACAATCACAGGTTCCCTATACTCTTCCTCTCCATAACTGAGAATGTCCATACGGGCAGGAGCTGCCTCCTTACGCCTGTGACTTCTCATCTTTTCATTTGCACGTCGAAGCTGGGCTTCGAGCTTATCCAAGACCATATCCACGGTGGAATACATATCCTCGGACACTTCGTAAGCTGAAACATGTAAATGGTCGGAGGTGAAAACGACTTCAGCAACATGCCTGAACTTATCCACTGACAGATTCACCTGCATATCAGTGTTTTCAGGATTGCTAACGTACTTTACCAACTTGGAGAAACGGCTGTTTGCATATTCCTTAAGATGTTCGGATGCGTCGAAATTCTTAAAAGTAAATGCTACGTTCATAAAGAGCCTCCTTAGTAAAGGGTGAATATGCTTTGATTTCTCCGGACTACACTAGAAAACCTTCTTCCTTTTGGATGAGGAGAGTATCCCCATTGCAGTCCTATACTTAGCGACGGTCCTTCTAGCGATATTGACTTCCAGCTTCTCTTTGAGAATCTCGGCGATCTTCTCGTCGCTGAGGGGTTTCTTTCCATCTTCTTCGCCGATCAACTTCTTGATCGTAGCCTTGACGGACTCGGAACCGACCTGAGATCCGTCATCCAGACCGAGAGCGCTATTAAAGAAAAATTTAAGTTCATAAATTCCATGGGGAGTCGAAACATATTTATTCGTTGTAATTCGACTCACTGTGGATTCATGCATCTCGATGTCTTCCGCAACCTCCTTGAGGATAAGCGGTTTAAGCTTGGTGACACCGTGAGCAAAAAAACCGCGCTGAAACCTAACTATAGACTCGAGAACTTTGTATAAGGTGCGCTGCCGCTGATACAGACTCTTCATCAGCCATTGCGCAGACCGCATCTTATCCTGAAAATATTCCTTATCCTCTCCCTTTGTTGATGCCAGCGTCTCCACGTAAAATGCATTCATCTGCAACTTTGGAAGACCGTCTTCGTTCAGAACAATGACAAAATCACCATCATATTCATAAACATAAGCATCGGGACTGACATAGAAAGAGTCTCCGCTTGAAAAACTTGCTCCGGGCAGGGGATCAAGTGTCTGCATCAAGTCTAGGTAACTCTTTAAATCCTCCATGCTGAGCTTGAACTTCCGAGCCAGCGGCTTGTAGCGCTTCTTTTCAAGATCATCCAGATGATCCCGGACCAGCGAGACCAAGATCGGATCATCATCAAGCTTCAAGGCTTCCATCTGGATAAGCAGACATTCCTGCGGAGTCCTTGCCGCCACGCCTACCGGATCAAAACGCTGAATACGGTACAATACCTTTTCTACGTCTTCGATTTCAGCATAGCATGTTTCACATACATCTTCCAAGTCTATCCGTAAAAAACCTCCCGAACTTAAATTGCCCATAAGGCATTCGCCGATGACCTTTTCTTTCTCGGTAAAATCGGAGAGGCTCATCTGCCAATGCAGATGTCCTTCAAGGGAGGCGGACTTGGTTAAACGCGCTTCAAATGAAGTTCCTTCTTCATAAGATTCAGACTCGCGGGAAGCGGACTGCTTTGATGTACTGGAGAATTCGCCGAGATAGTTTTCCCATTCGGCTTCCTTAGAAATTTGTGCTTCTTCGGCTGTAGCGGTGCCTGCGTCAGCATCAGCGGCGTCAGTACGCTCCTGCGCTTCAGCTTCTTCAAGGATAGGATTCTCCATGAGTTCCTGATGGACACTATCCAACAGCTCCAATCGGGAAAGCTGCAACAACTTAATCGCCTGCTGCAACTGGGGAGTCATGACCAGCTGTTGAGTAAGCTTTAATTGTTGTCTAAGTTCCAATCCCATATATTCAGGCCACCTTGTAATATATTCTCGAATTCAATTTATTTCAGCTAGTTGCACACTAAAGCAAGAAAAAGTCTTTTTATTCTGCCTCAGCCTTGACTTTACTATGCCACATCCAAATGCAAGATGCAACTAAGACCTCTGAATTATCTGAATTTTATGGATTTTTTACATACAGAATTTGTATATGAAAAAAGTGTACCAATGTTCGGGCGGACTGTAAATCAACAAAGGTAAAATTCATCAAACTTTGTACCAAAAAAACGAGCCGAGACCCAAACGGGACCCGGCTCGCACAAATGAATTCGATACACAAATCTAGAGACTGAAACTATCACCCAAGTACAGCCTGCGCGCCTTGGTGTTTTTCACAATACTTTCAGGAGAACCATTCAGGATAACCCTACCCTCATAAACCAGATAAGCCCGGTCACAGATGGAAAGGGTTTCACGCACGTTGTGGTCGGAAATAAGAATTCCCAATCCCATATCTTTAAGCGAGGAAATGATGTCCTGAATATCAATAACCGCGATGGGATCAATCCCGGCAAAGGGTTCATCAAGCAAAATGAACTTCGGATCATTGATCATGGCCCTTGCAATTTCAAGACGACGGCGTTCACCACCGGAGAGATACATGGCCTTCTGATCTGCCAAACGGAGGATGCCCAGCTGATCAAGCAATTCATCCGCCCTTTTGGGGACGGCTTTGCCGGAAAGACCAGTATGCTCAATAATAATTTCAAGATTCTTACGCACGGAAAGTTTCTTGAAAATGGAACTTTCTTGCGGAAGATAACTAAGCCCAAGACGTGCCCGCTCATGCAAAGGAAGCCGGGTTATTAATTGCTTATTGAAATAAACATCACCGAACGTGGGTTTAACCACACCCACAAGCATGTAAAACGTTGTGGTTTTACCGGCTCCGTTAGGACCAAGCAGTCCCACAACCTCGCCCTCACGCACAGTCAGCCCGATTCCGCGGACAACCTCTTTAGGTCCATAGTTTTTGACCAGTTTCTTGGCGATAATCGAAGACATACTTTTCCTGTAATTAAATTTTGATGCGCTTCGCGCTTTTGACGATTATGTTTCGCCTCCGGCGGCCAAAGGAGCTAAGCCCCTTTGGAATCCCTATTAGTTACAACAGGAAATATCTAAACCAGCACTTTAATCAAATTCCCCTGCAATCTAAGGCGACACATTCTTGGGAGTATAGAAAATGGCCTCAATAGGCTTGTTGCCGCCCACAACTTCGGCGCGGTTGTCTTTCAGATAAAATTTGATCTCATCACCCTGAATAAGATTGGGACCGTCCTGCAACTCAGCATTCCCGTTCATATAAATAATGGAATCGCCCACCACGTAGGTCAGCTTGTCACACTTCCCTTTGCGCTTCTTCATGGACACCTTGACATTACCGCCGGCTACGATCTTTTTAATCTTATCCTGAGTGTCGGTAAGGGAATCCCCCTCCGGCCTCAAATGAGCCGTCAGAGTTTCAGAAGTAAGAGTTACGTCCAAACGTACAACCTTAACATTGCCGGAAAAAGTAATCCGGTTACGATTCTCGCTGAAGGTCATCTTAGTGGAAGTGATCTTGATAGGTACTTCATCCGGTCCACCAGGAACACGTTTCTTGCGCGGCTTTTCCTTTTTCACAACTGGAGCTTCGGCCTTGATATAAGTACCGAAAACATAGCCGACCCGTTTCAATTCATTATCTTTTCCGGGCTTGAAAACAGGATACCATTTCCCTTCTTCCTGCCCGACGCTAACGCCCTCACCAAGTTCAAGCTTGTCCACTATTAAAGACTTGGCGTTTGGTTCAGAACGAACATTGAGAACCGCAGTGGCGTACATTATTTTAGTCTGAACCGGAGCCAGCAGCATCTCGTCCATGGCTTCTTCCATGGCAGCCAACTCACCGCTCCTTTTAATTTCCTGCTTTGCCTTTTTTGTCTTTTCAGCCTTGATCTCAGCCTTACGGGCATCTATCCCGGCCATCTGAGCTTTTTCCAGACTCTTGGGATAAGGAGCGAGAAACGGCCCCCAAGCATAACCCCAAACCGGAGTTTCCTTTTTGACCATGGCATCAATGCGGTAAAGGGCATACATGCCACCCTTATCTGTACCAACCTGTGCACGGTGTCCGGGGCTAAGCACCCCCACAGCCTTTGAAGTGGCCACAGGCTTTTCAATTACATTAATTCTGCGCACAGCATAGCGGATACGTGCGTCATCATTAACAATATCAATATCGCTCTGTTTTACATATCCAAGAGCATCAGCTTCGGAACCTACTTTTGCCTCAGCCTTAAAAATTGCATACCAGCCGTCTTTGAGAAAACCGACCTTAATCTTGTCACCTGATTTCAGCATGCCCCCGGTTGAAGACTTCACGGTCCGTTCCAGATGGTATTTGAGATCCTTGCCCACATAACGAATATCACCCCAGTCCACCAAAGGACTATCAGGAGCAGCAGGAACAACCACCTTGCGGGAGACATAGCCCACAGGAGCCACATCCTTTTCATCAGAGGCAGGATAAACCGGATACCAATTACCCTGAACCTTGCCGACCAGAAAACTTTCCGCCGGAGAAAGAACCCAAACTACAGGCCCTTTCAAATCGGGCTTTGCGCGGACATTGGCAATGGTCCGGGCAATCTTCAGCTCAGACTTTTCGTAGGCATGGGCAGATGTTCCAGCAAAAATAAAAACAAGAATGAACACCGCGCAGACAATGGCGGGAGAAAGCAATGCAGATGCGGACCTACCGCTAAACAATGAACTTTTTTCAGCTATATTAATCAAATGAATGCTCGCTTCTATTGAGGCATTACCACCATGTCCGGTGAAATCAGGGCTTCCAATCCGTCTTCAATCATTATTTCACGAGTGACAAGGTCCACCTTGACCCGTTTGGCAGTAATATAAACAGTAGGACTCTGCACTTTTACATTACCTTCAAGAAAAAGCAGGTTGTCTTTGGGTTTAAAGTCAAGGCGTTCGGCAACAAGACCCATATCACCATAATGACCCTTAACATTATCCCAGAGCTTGAGGCCTTCGCCTTTCTGGCTGACCTCGCCATGCAGGGCGCTGACAAAAACTTCTTTGCGATCCCGGCCAAGATAGTATGTGACCCGAGGTTTGTCGGCTATGACCAACCCTTTTTCCTGATCATAGTCGGCACTTCCGGCCCTCAGAATCCACTCAATATCGCCGCCTGTCCCCTGTATCAGCTCAATTTCCTCAGCGGAAATATCAGACTGATTTTTATTGGAAAGAAGCGGATTTTCCACAACATCACGTGCCATATGCGGAAAGGTTCCATATTTCTTACCCAGCAGAGTTCCAGCGCAGACCCCGAGAGACAGGGATAGAATCAAAGATAAAACCAAGCCGATACGGCCCATCTAGCCTGCCCACTCTTTCCAAATTTCATTCAGCTTGCCCTGAGCGTCAAGGATAAAAGAAATCGCTTCGCGCACGGCACCCTGACCGCCCTCGCGGCTGGATATCCATTTGGATATTCCGAAAATTTCAGGCTGAGCATTTTTCACAGCCATGGGCAATCCCACACGGACCATAACCGGAGCATCGATCCAGTCATCGCCAACGTAAGCGACTTCTTCGTCTTTCAGCCCCTTTTCCTTAAGCAGCCTTTCATAAAAAGGAAGTTTTTCACGCTGTCCGGGGTAATATTCGGTAATTCCAAGCTCAGTAACACGCTTTTCAACCGCACCGTGGTTCAGCCCGGTGATTACCGCCAACTCGATGCCCGCCTTTTGCGCGAATTTAATACCAAGACCGTCCTGAACATTAAAACGCTTCACGACATTGCCTTCATGATCGTAATAAAGACCGCCGTCAGTGAGCACTCCATCCACATCAAGGATAAGCAATTTAATTTTTTCTGCACGCTGTCTAGCAGACATAATCTACACTCCATCCGGCCAGAAGATCCTTGATCAGGTCTTCTGCTCGATCAAGGGGCCAGCTGTTGGGACCGTCACAAAGAGCGCAGTCCGGGTCGGGATGAGTTTCCATAAACACACCGGATGCACCCGCAGCAATGGCTGCACGGGAAAGCACAGGGACGAACTCACGCTGACCGCCGGACTTACCGTCCAAACCGCCGGGAAGCTGCACTGAATGGGTGGCATCAAAAACCACCGGACAGCCCAGTTCTTTCATGATCGCCATGGAACGCATATCCACTACGAGATTGTTGTAACCGAAGGAGGAACCGCGCTCGGTGAGCCAAATACGCTCATTTCCGGCTTCACGCAGCTTGTTCACCACATGACGCATTTCATGGGGCGCAAGAAACTGGCCCTTCTTTACGTTGATGACCCGTCCGGTATTAGCGGCGGCAACTAGAAGGTCAGTCTGACGGCAGAGAAATGCGGGAATCTGGATCACATCGGCCACTTCGCCCACAGGCACGGCCTGATCCGGAGTATGAATGTCGGTGACTACGGGCAGACCGGTTTCGTCTTTCACCCGCTGCAACCATTTAAGCCCTTCCTCCATGCCCGGTCCCCTGAAAGAAGTCATGGAGGTCCGATTAGCTTTGTCGAAAGAGCTTTTGAAAATTACCGTCACATCAAGACGGGAAGCGATGTCTGCCAGCACTTCTGCGGCGCGCAGGGCGACATCTATGGTTTCCAGTGCGCAAGGTCCCGCCAGAACAAACGGCCCCTGCAAACTTTTCTGATATAATTCATCGGGGGTCAAAAAGACTACCCTCCAGATATAAGGTTGCCCGGAAACACCGCATACCAGTGCTTCCGGGCAATCAAAAGTTAATTTTTATTTATTATCGCAGGCAGCCTTGATGAAATCCCTGAACAGCGGATGAGCATTCATGGGAGTAGACTTAAATTCCGGGTGGAACTGGCAGCCAAGGAACCACGGATGATCGGGAACTTCTACGATCTCAACCAGAGCTTCGTCCGGGGAAAGACCACTCAGAACTAGACCAGCTTCAACAAGCTGATCCGCGAATTTTTCTTTGTTGAATTCATAACGG
The sequence above is drawn from the Marinifilum sp. JC120 genome and encodes:
- a CDS encoding PTS sugar transporter subunit IIA codes for the protein MNITDNLAKDLVLHELQASNKSEVLKEMVSTLKAAGLEVDVDNALKVLNDREKLGTTGIGDGIAIPHGKLECLEEIVVIVGRSSEGVDFESLDMQPCKIFFMVLAPEQGAGAHLKVLAQISRQLKDEAFRQAFIDTGDKTELLKLLGLD
- a CDS encoding PTS sugar transporter subunit IIA — translated: MGTESSKNGIVLVTHGNFGQALIEAGELIVGPQEGVLSLSVDVSQGIDAAVESLKNNIAEVNNGNGVLILTDMFGGTPTNLSLSLLQGDDIEVVTGVSLPMLLKAFQMRNESLQKMAEEVSKAAAKGIVIAGEMLRKRTSKG
- a CDS encoding manganese-dependent inorganic pyrophosphatase, coding for MAIIAVGHKNPDTDTIASAIAIADLWSKAKEETKAVSQGELAPETAFVLEKFGCAAPEIMTDATDQKVILVDHSDIAQSMDNLDKGEVVAVVDHHKLGDVTTPNPLEMWVWPVGCTGTVINAMYKFYNVEIPKNIAGVLLCAILSDTVMFKSVTCTEADKEAVAELAKIAGVEDVMALGMEMFNVKSAVAGASMNELIFRDYKDFNMSGKKVGIGQLEVVDLSVFDNIKADLYAELEKVKADGRHSCFLLLTDIMKEGSEMLIVSDDASVVEKAFGVAPEGTKVYLEGVMSRKKQVVPNFEKAFSA
- a CDS encoding PEGA domain-containing protein — protein: MKKRLLAIFCGLTLAAGCAPVVKTQSIPVSTNPMGATVYADGKVACTSPCTVDLPRNADHILTVKKDQYRQQDVIIKRVYQQEKVMMKAVSQGMQSSSYAVGSGGDKTAWGMMQGVNSIDSQEQTGDAYVLAPSAVSVRLVPLTAQAQYDMTGSTAPDMQSLTTTDRAQISYILETMKSGTDFNWTNSQTGIKYNVKAGAALPGYDAPTRFFILKMTAHGQTANYDAKASRVGQGKWTILGNGASTSMITDDGSGVETSQPATMNSDTFVKDAVKAGAMAAPTIHGGVTAKGGSSSEGWDGNTYTQKSSETKVKAGVSVNPAQALEVLDMLTNDKK
- a CDS encoding MoaD/ThiS family protein, which codes for MKITLLCYATFAVKSPSDSEAFPISEGETVTDVLNRVGIPVDEVKIIFINGVSSKFDAVLSDGDRVGLFPAVGGG
- the rapZ gene encoding RNase adapter RapZ, which codes for MVDVDSFPVIVVTGLSGAGKSTVLKVFEDLRFFCVDGLPAGMLPRLVELFNTRDNAYRGLVLGMDLRQLEFSVDWEATREELISKGYRPSILYLEARLPELVRRYATTRRLHPLESRDIGLEQALEKEKEALGEVRNQADLVIDTTTYSIHDLRRRIQEKWAELSEKTRGLRVHVMSFGFKHDVPTAADMVMDLRFLPNPYFEEELRPLSGQDQAISDYVLGAEPGSIFIEKYLDFIQYVLPLYEAEGRYRLTIALGCTGGRHRSVATAERVFATLKDNGYSVSLEHKHIHLK
- a CDS encoding PTS mannose/fructose/sorbose transporter subunit IIB, whose translation is MMWVRIDNRLVHGQIIETWLPYTHAKHIIVVNDAVAGDDLQQQIMSLAIPQSVKCSFCSVDDLSDRISAVADVNVSTIILFSSCADVRRALDSGFEFNTVNIGNIHYGPGKKQISPSVALSSDDESCLHYFKGQGIELDFRCVPNDPVQVRFS
- the raiA gene encoding ribosome-associated translation inhibitor RaiA, with the translated sequence MNVAFTFKNFDASEHLKEYANSRFSKLVKYVSNPENTDMQVNLSVDKFRHVAEVVFTSDHLHVSAYEVSEDMYSTVDMVLDKLEAQLRRANEKMRSHRRKEAAPARMDILSYGEEEYREPVIVESDSFVPKPMSIDEAAEQLQTLDHEFLVFRNADNEAINVIYRRNNGDFGLIDPGY
- a CDS encoding aspartate 1-decarboxylase; this translates as MGSRCLLKSKIHRATITDANVDYEGSISIDVDLLEKVGILPYERVDVLNVNNGERLTTYAIEGGPGEFCLNGAAAHKGEAGQKIIICSYTWLDEDELALHKPRVVLLGDGNKVKKAE